One segment of Fibrobacter sp. UWB10 DNA contains the following:
- a CDS encoding histidine triad nucleotide-binding protein yields MSENCLFCKIIKGEIPSKKIYEDDDVFAFYDIAPQAPVHFLVVPKRHISTIMDMQPTDCELVGKMLYRAQIIAKELGIEESGARFVFNCKADAGQTVFHIHLHVLGGQVMGWPPFPKA; encoded by the coding sequence ATGAGTGAAAACTGTCTTTTCTGCAAAATCATCAAGGGTGAAATCCCTTCCAAGAAAATCTACGAAGACGACGACGTGTTCGCCTTCTACGACATTGCCCCGCAGGCCCCGGTACACTTTCTGGTAGTGCCCAAGCGCCACATTTCAACCATCATGGACATGCAGCCGACTGACTGCGAACTGGTGGGCAAGATGCTTTACCGCGCACAAATTATCGCCAAGGAACTCGGCATCGAAGAATCGGGCGCACGCTTTGTGTTCAACTGCAAGGCCGACGCGGGCCAGACGGTGTTCCACATCCACCTGCACGTGCTTGGTGGCCAGGTCATGGGCTGGCCTCCGTTCCCCAAGGCATAA
- the panB gene encoding 3-methyl-2-oxobutanoate hydroxymethyltransferase, with product MLSPIDIKNKKAKGEKVSMITAYDYAFAQMAEAAGVDQILVGDSLANTMLGYKSTREIGMNEMLIFVSAVCRGAPNTHVVADMPYLSDKDPQTAYDNARRFMDVGASCVKIEGTPAGVHEYLLSHDIPICAHLGLLPQTAENFKQKGRTEEEAVAIIEAAKYVDSLGCFEIVLEHIPEELGTKITGMVNAVTIGIGGGKFTDGQVLVMHDALGMHPRKLPPFATKFVDMYSLGVEGFKKYIESVKSL from the coding sequence ATGCTCAGCCCAATCGACATAAAGAACAAGAAAGCTAAAGGCGAAAAAGTTTCAATGATTACTGCCTACGACTACGCTTTTGCACAGATGGCAGAGGCGGCAGGCGTGGACCAGATTCTGGTAGGCGATAGCCTTGCAAACACCATGCTCGGCTACAAGAGCACCCGCGAAATCGGCATGAACGAGATGCTGATTTTTGTGTCGGCGGTGTGCCGCGGCGCCCCCAACACCCACGTGGTAGCCGACATGCCCTACTTGAGCGACAAGGACCCGCAAACAGCCTACGATAACGCTCGCCGCTTTATGGACGTGGGAGCTTCTTGCGTCAAGATCGAGGGCACTCCCGCTGGCGTGCACGAATACTTGCTGAGCCACGACATTCCTATTTGCGCGCACCTCGGACTTTTGCCGCAGACTGCCGAAAACTTTAAGCAGAAGGGCCGTACCGAAGAAGAAGCGGTCGCAATCATCGAGGCGGCCAAATACGTAGACAGCTTGGGTTGCTTCGAGATAGTGCTGGAGCACATTCCCGAAGAGCTGGGCACCAAAATTACCGGCATGGTGAATGCGGTGACGATCGGCATTGGCGGCGGAAAGTTCACCGACGGTCAGGTGTTGGTGATGCACGACGCGCTCGGCATGCACCCGCGCAAGCTGCCCCCGTTTGCAACGAAGTTCGTCGACATGTACAGCCTGGGTGTCGAAGGCTTCAAGAAGTACATCGAGAGCGTAAAATCGCTCTAA
- the recO gene encoding DNA repair protein RecO, translating to MIKTQAIVLHRFAYSDSSFIVKALTEECGVVSFIIKGAKRKESPFKGALDPLALSEVVFRQNPAKELQFIKEASIIDWHGELRNSLLNLAVAQVMAEIVLRYAPPATPIPEEFALLKQALAEFDSPAAGATGADSVFSRWLLNICDLWGYHLELGVCSRCEKVLTEPAADFFPESGALICKQCQGVQSARARAETLQGLWELNLMQNNPEQVPQKLTGRDFVENALLSYLRNHIGFLKEIHSLSWLQEVRKLCSAQST from the coding sequence ATGATCAAAACTCAGGCGATAGTGCTGCACCGGTTTGCGTATAGCGACTCGAGCTTTATCGTGAAAGCGCTCACGGAAGAGTGCGGCGTGGTGAGTTTTATTATCAAGGGAGCAAAGCGCAAGGAGTCCCCTTTTAAGGGGGCGCTTGACCCGCTCGCCCTTTCAGAGGTGGTATTCCGGCAGAACCCGGCCAAGGAATTGCAGTTCATTAAAGAGGCATCGATTATCGACTGGCACGGTGAATTGCGGAATTCCCTGTTGAACCTGGCGGTTGCACAAGTAATGGCCGAGATTGTGCTGCGGTATGCGCCACCGGCCACTCCGATTCCCGAGGAGTTCGCCTTGCTAAAGCAAGCGCTTGCGGAGTTCGACTCCCCCGCTGCAGGTGCTACGGGTGCCGACTCGGTATTCAGCCGCTGGTTGCTCAATATTTGCGACTTGTGGGGCTACCACCTGGAACTAGGCGTGTGCAGCCGCTGCGAAAAGGTGCTTACGGAACCCGCAGCGGACTTTTTCCCGGAATCGGGCGCGCTCATTTGCAAGCAGTGCCAGGGTGTACAGAGCGCACGTGCCCGCGCAGAGACATTGCAGGGGCTCTGGGAACTGAATTTAATGCAAAACAACCCCGAGCAGGTGCCACAAAAACTCACGGGTCGCGATTTTGTGGAGAACGCTTTGCTATCTTATCTGCGCAATCACATCGGATTCCTGAAAGAAATCCATTCCCTTTCATGGCTACAGGAGGTTCGTAAATTATGCTCAGCCCAATCGACATAA